A part of Bacillus thuringiensis genomic DNA contains:
- the dnaA gene encoding chromosomal replication initiator protein DnaA, whose protein sequence is MENISDLWNSALKELEKKVSKPSYETWLKSTTAHNLKKDVLTITAPNEFARDWLESHYSELISETLYDLTGAKLAIRFIIPQSQAEEEIDLPPSKPNSAQDDSNHLPQSMLNPKYTFDTFVIGSGNRFAHAASLAVAEAPAKAYNPLFIYGGVGLGKTHLMHAIGHYVIEHNPNAKVVYLSSEKFTNEFINSIRDNKAVDFRNKYRNVDVLLIDDIQFLAGKEQTQEEFFHTFNALHEESKQIVISSDRPPKEIPTLEDRLRSRFEWGLITDITPPDLETRIAILRKKAKAEGLDIPNEVMLYIANQIDSNIRELEGALIRVVAYSSLINKDINADLAAEALKNIIPNSKPKIISIYDIQKAVGDVYQIKLEDFKAKKRTKSVAFPRQIAMYLSRELTDYSLPKIGEEFGGRDHTTVIHAHEKISKLLKTDTQLQKQVEEINDILK, encoded by the coding sequence TTGGAAAACATCTCTGATTTATGGAACAGCGCCTTAAAAGAACTAGAAAAAAAGGTCAGTAAACCAAGTTATGAAACATGGTTAAAATCAACAACCGCACATAATTTAAAGAAAGACGTATTAACAATTACGGCTCCAAATGAATTCGCTCGTGATTGGTTAGAATCTCATTATTCAGAGCTAATTTCGGAAACACTTTATGATTTAACGGGGGCAAAATTAGCTATTCGCTTTATTATTCCCCAAAGTCAGGCTGAAGAGGAGATTGATCTTCCTCCTTCTAAACCAAATTCAGCACAAGATGATTCTAATCATTTACCACAGAGTATGCTAAATCCAAAATATACGTTTGATACATTTGTTATTGGCTCTGGTAACCGTTTTGCTCACGCTGCTTCATTGGCCGTAGCCGAAGCGCCAGCTAAAGCATATAATCCCCTCTTTATTTACGGGGGAGTTGGACTCGGAAAGACTCATTTAATGCATGCAATTGGTCATTATGTAATTGAACATAACCCAAACGCGAAGGTTGTATATTTATCATCAGAAAAATTTACAAATGAATTCATTAATTCTATTCGTGATAATAAAGCGGTCGATTTTCGTAATAAATACCGTAATGTAGATGTTTTATTGATAGATGATATTCAATTTCTAGCAGGAAAAGAACAAACTCAAGAAGAGTTTTTCCATACATTCAATGCATTACACGAAGAAAGTAAACAAATTGTAATTTCAAGTGATCGGCCACCAAAAGAAATTCCAACTTTAGAAGATCGTCTTCGTTCTCGCTTTGAATGGGGACTCATTACGGATATTACGCCACCAGATTTAGAAACACGAATTGCAATTTTACGTAAAAAAGCAAAGGCTGAAGGACTCGATATACCAAATGAGGTTATGCTTTATATTGCAAATCAAATTGATTCAAACATTCGTGAACTAGAAGGTGCACTCATCCGAGTTGTAGCTTACTCATCTTTAATTAACAAAGATATTAATGCTGATTTAGCAGCTGAAGCACTTAAAAATATTATTCCAAATTCTAAACCAAAAATTATCTCTATTTATGATATTCAAAAAGCTGTCGGGGATGTTTATCAAATAAAACTGGAAGATTTCAAGGCGAAAAAGCGAACAAAATCAGTTGCCTTCCCTCGCCAAATTGCAATGTATTTATCGCGCGAACTTACAGATTACTCCTTACCTAAAATAGGTGAAGAATTTGGTGGACGTGATCATACAACAGTTATCCATGCTCATGAAAAAATTTCTAAGCTACTTAAAACGGATACGCAATTACAAAAGCAAGTTGAAGAAATTAACGATATTTTAAAGTAG
- the dnaN gene encoding DNA polymerase III subunit beta, translated as MRFTIQKDYLVRSVQDVMKAVSSRTTIPILTGIKVVATEEGVTLTGSDADISIESFIPVEDDGKEIVEVAQSGSIILQAKYFSEIVKKLPKETVEISVENHFMTKIISGKSEFNLNGLDSAEYPLLPQIEEHHVFKIPTDLLKHMIRQTVFAVSTSETRPILTGVNWKVYNSELTCIATDSHRLALRKAKIEGISDEFQANVVIPGKSLNELSKILDESEEMVDIVITEYQVLFRTKHLLFFSRLLEGNYPDTTRLIPAESKTDIFVNTKEFLQAIDRASLLARDGRNNVVKLSTLEQEMLEISSNSPEIGKVVEEVQCEKVDGEELKISFSAKYMMDALKALDSTEIKISFTGAMRPFLIRTVNDESIIQLILPVRTY; from the coding sequence ATGCGTTTTACAATACAAAAAGACTATCTTGTAAGAAGTGTACAAGATGTAATGAAGGCTGTTTCTTCTCGTACAACAATTCCGATCCTTACAGGAATTAAAGTTGTCGCTACGGAAGAAGGAGTAACGTTAACAGGAAGCGATGCTGATATTTCTATTGAATCTTTTATCCCAGTTGAAGACGATGGAAAAGAAATCGTAGAAGTAGCACAATCAGGAAGTATTATTTTACAAGCAAAATATTTTAGTGAGATTGTAAAAAAATTACCTAAAGAGACTGTCGAAATTTCTGTGGAAAATCATTTTATGACAAAAATAATTTCTGGAAAATCAGAGTTTAATTTAAATGGCTTAGATTCTGCTGAATATCCATTGTTACCACAAATTGAAGAACATCATGTTTTTAAGATTCCAACAGATTTACTGAAACATATGATCAGACAAACTGTATTTGCAGTTTCCACTTCTGAAACAAGACCGATCTTGACAGGTGTAAACTGGAAAGTATATAACAGCGAATTAACTTGCATTGCTACAGATAGCCACAGGTTGGCTCTTCGAAAAGCAAAAATCGAAGGAATCTCAGATGAATTCCAAGCGAATGTTGTTATTCCAGGTAAAAGCTTAAATGAATTAAGCAAAATTCTAGATGAGTCTGAAGAAATGGTAGATATCGTTATTACGGAGTATCAAGTATTATTCCGTACAAAGCATTTATTATTCTTCTCAAGATTATTAGAAGGTAATTATCCCGATACAACTCGTTTAATTCCAGCCGAGAGTAAAACAGATATTTTTGTAAATACAAAAGAATTTTTACAAGCAATTGATCGTGCATCTCTATTAGCAAGAGATGGTCGTAATAATGTTGTGAAATTATCAACTTTAGAACAAGAAATGCTAGAAATTTCCTCCAATTCACCAGAAATCGGGAAAGTAGTAGAAGAAGTTCAATGTGAAAAAGTAGACGGGGAAGAGTTAAAAATATCTTTTAGTGCAAAATATATGATGGATGCACTAAAAGCTTTAGATAGTACTGAAATTAAAATTAGCTTTACTGGCGCAATGAGACCATTCTTAATTCGTACAGTAAATGATGAGTCCATTATTCAATTAATTTTACCGGTTCGTACTTACTAA